A region from the Pseudobacteroides sp. genome encodes:
- a CDS encoding phosphodiester glycosidase family protein, whose protein sequence is MRVKKALILVLIWSSIATCFVQISVLSNASTPPGDLSNDGVINMTDVIIMAGVFNSSRGDGKYVESYDLSNDGVINMTDVVIVAGNFNKIVTTATSTIKATPTPTIKLVPTPTPTVKLTPTPTPTANATTQIDDWNYKSATTNISIKKVQKGTGSSMITYFVADVKLSGDSTILSAFARNTFGKNITETTSKMAKDNNAIFAVNGNYYGFRNDGIEIRNGKLYREIPVRDCLILYENGLMETATEKNVSTSTLLANRALQVVSFGPILAKGGNVLTTFTNVPSDQGPTYLLSAHPRTGIGMIEPNHFIFIVVDGRSAGYSAGMTMVDFAKTFKDLGCKEAYNLDGGLSATMYFNGRVVNMPGGKTTERAISDILYVK, encoded by the coding sequence ATGAGGGTGAAAAAAGCGTTAATTTTGGTACTTATATGGAGCAGTATTGCTACATGTTTTGTACAGATCAGTGTGTTGTCAAATGCATCAACTCCACCGGGAGATTTGAGTAATGATGGCGTAATAAACATGACTGATGTAATTATTATGGCGGGTGTATTCAATTCATCCAGAGGGGATGGAAAGTATGTTGAATCTTATGATTTGAGTAATGACGGCGTAATAAACATGACTGATGTAGTCATTGTTGCAGGCAATTTCAATAAGATAGTAACTACTGCAACATCAACAATAAAAGCGACACCAACACCAACCATAAAACTAGTCCCAACACCAACTCCAACAGTAAAATTAACTCCGACTCCAACTCCAACAGCCAATGCAACTACTCAGATTGATGATTGGAATTACAAAAGTGCAACAACAAATATCAGTATTAAAAAGGTTCAAAAAGGAACTGGCAGTTCTATGATTACATACTTTGTTGCAGATGTAAAATTAAGCGGTGATTCAACCATTTTGTCTGCATTTGCAAGAAATACCTTTGGGAAAAATATTACTGAAACAACTTCAAAGATGGCAAAGGATAACAATGCGATTTTTGCAGTTAACGGTAACTATTATGGATTCAGGAATGACGGTATAGAAATAAGAAATGGTAAATTATACAGGGAGATACCGGTTAGAGACTGTCTTATCCTATATGAGAATGGGCTTATGGAAACTGCAACTGAAAAAAATGTATCTACATCAACCTTATTGGCTAATAGGGCACTTCAAGTGGTATCCTTTGGACCTATCCTGGCTAAGGGGGGGAATGTTTTGACGACTTTTACAAATGTTCCGTCTGATCAGGGTCCGACTTACCTTTTATCAGCACATCCACGTACTGGGATAGGTATGATAGAACCTAATCATTTTATATTCATAGTTGTGGATGGAAGATCAGCAGGCTATAGTGCAGGTATGACTATGGTGGATTTTGCAAAAACATTTAAGGACTTAGGATGTAAAGAAGCGTACAATCTCGACGGAGGATTATCTGCAACCATGTACTTTAATGGAAGAGTAGTAAACATGCCCGGTGGAAAAACTACAG